From one Pseudactinotalea sp. HY158 genomic stretch:
- a CDS encoding flavin reductase family protein, with protein sequence MDGEEYRALMSRLVSGVSVVALRDGHHDLAMTATSVVSVALEPPTVLFAVHADARLAERIETGAEWAVSILGPTGGSDAEWLASPGRPTIGQLDRVPHRRGELTGAAVLESASAWLEARTVWTKEAASHLVVVGEVLSGGVRPGVAGATVHAFGRLETFPAS encoded by the coding sequence ATGGACGGCGAGGAGTACCGCGCGCTCATGTCCCGCCTCGTCAGCGGCGTGAGCGTCGTGGCCCTGCGGGACGGCCACCACGACCTCGCGATGACGGCCACCTCCGTCGTCTCCGTGGCGCTCGAACCGCCCACCGTGCTCTTCGCCGTGCACGCGGACGCACGTCTGGCCGAGCGGATCGAGACGGGCGCCGAGTGGGCCGTGAGCATCCTGGGCCCGACGGGCGGCTCCGACGCCGAGTGGCTCGCCAGCCCGGGGCGGCCGACGATCGGCCAGCTCGACCGGGTCCCCCATCGCCGGGGCGAGCTGACCGGCGCGGCCGTCCTCGAGTCCGCCTCCGCCTGGCTCGAGGCGCGGACCGTGTGGACCAAGGAGGCCGCCAGCCACCTCGTGGTGGTCGGGGAGGTACTCTCCGGCGGCGTGCGCCCCGGCGTCGCCGGCGCGACCGTGCACGCCTTCGGCCGCCTCGAGACCTTCCCCGCCTCCTGA
- a CDS encoding DUF1349 domain-containing protein, producing MYEHNEVRRHSSRGRHARGIVGMTGIAALLAVPFVAGPATAAPDLLDPAELNVTTVGYTADEPAERDEAALPRHADQRTVVDVTAFGADPTGAEDSAAAIRDAFAHARGIDGPVTISFPCGQYRIYPEATEKRELYVSNTVGTDASVREKSIAMLIEGMDDVIVEGNGSQLTFHGKQSQFAVIDSTDVTIRDLGTDWYAPGTLDLTVVDTGVEDGHGYRDIRVPAGVEYTLTGATATFTGEKSPVSGEPYWTFSPGDTRAGHNQIRDLLTGHTRRSGLPIWTASRSVTEVSPGLLRVSYDSTTAPGDGAHVYEMRHTQRDHPGAFIWQSERTAVDSVDFHYLHGFGIVGQLTTDVSFDRVRMITDPGTWRSTAGFADFIQMSGVAGTVQITNSLFDNPHDDPFNIHGTYVQVTDVDRAARQVTLRYMHNETAGFPQYYEGDELRFVEKSTMLPVAGGTATVTAVDGPSGRDHERDLTTMTVTLDGEIPAEVTPGQYVAENLTYTPDVYLAGNTFRSVPTRGILVTTPGEVVIERNHFDQMNMASIFISADAASWYESSAVEDVTIRNNIFDRPASNWGAIFIEPTNSATEPGRTVHSGIDITANRFALLPNGRLVDAKSVTGLTFTRNLVQHWAPTEPVTETSSQALFRFRGSADIDISANTYAEGFNLRADTSGMDAAEVAGGEVSVNSDHLLAPEGDRAVFAPGMSLVREDDGRWSALDEASISLAAGSAGLWATQNAATNIVLADGDAGGIEEAIVKLEGTTASGYEEAGLILYTDDDNYVAVQRKHDGGSPKLAVVTEEAGSPNEDGRIADPGTTDLWLKLTRDGNDITGSYSTDGTAFTPIRTVTNAAAATGRAGVLGVGSSSAGTAFTFTDLTIDGVQRPFFASVPERQEPSTAAPLDQAHWTGATFEEGASPLTWFGRTGPDVTEVSASFAPAVGVSLDQVLLNSEVVTAAAGDYRFPLAAGPNVVEVHTSDDAGRAQTYRWVVLSDLPAKAPGSGVECTNPDPDPEPTTDPTTDPEPTTDPEPTTDPEPTTDPEPTTDPTTDPEPTTDPDPSADSDPTTDPEPTTDPTTRPSAGAGSEAPGELPRTGTSPLVRDVVLGGAAVLLAGGVVLGLRRRLAG from the coding sequence ATGTATGAACACAATGAGGTGCGACGTCATTCGAGTCGTGGCCGACACGCCCGCGGAATCGTCGGCATGACCGGGATCGCGGCGCTGCTGGCCGTTCCGTTCGTCGCCGGTCCGGCCACCGCCGCGCCCGACCTGCTCGATCCGGCGGAGCTGAACGTGACCACGGTCGGATACACCGCGGACGAGCCCGCCGAGCGCGACGAGGCGGCGCTCCCGCGGCACGCCGACCAGCGCACGGTGGTCGACGTGACCGCCTTCGGGGCCGACCCGACGGGGGCGGAGGACTCCGCTGCGGCGATCCGCGACGCCTTCGCCCATGCGCGCGGGATCGACGGGCCGGTGACGATCTCCTTCCCCTGCGGGCAGTACCGCATCTACCCCGAGGCCACCGAGAAGCGCGAGCTGTACGTGTCGAACACGGTCGGCACCGACGCGTCCGTGCGCGAGAAGAGCATCGCGATGCTCATCGAGGGCATGGACGACGTGATCGTCGAGGGGAACGGCTCCCAGCTGACCTTCCACGGCAAGCAGAGTCAGTTCGCCGTCATCGACTCGACGGACGTGACGATCCGAGACCTCGGTACCGACTGGTACGCGCCCGGCACGCTCGACCTGACCGTCGTGGACACCGGTGTCGAGGACGGTCACGGCTACCGCGACATCCGTGTGCCCGCGGGCGTCGAGTACACGCTGACCGGAGCCACCGCCACCTTCACGGGCGAAAAGAGCCCCGTGAGCGGCGAGCCGTATTGGACGTTCAGCCCCGGAGACACACGGGCGGGCCACAATCAGATCCGCGACCTGCTCACCGGCCACACCCGGCGGTCGGGCCTGCCGATCTGGACGGCCTCTCGGTCGGTCACCGAGGTGTCGCCCGGTCTCCTGCGGGTGAGCTACGACTCCACGACCGCTCCCGGCGACGGCGCTCACGTCTACGAGATGCGCCACACCCAACGCGACCACCCGGGGGCCTTCATCTGGCAGTCGGAGCGTACCGCCGTGGACTCGGTCGACTTCCACTATCTTCACGGGTTCGGAATCGTCGGGCAGCTGACCACCGACGTCTCGTTCGACCGAGTCCGCATGATCACGGATCCGGGCACCTGGCGATCGACCGCGGGCTTCGCCGACTTCATTCAGATGTCGGGCGTCGCGGGCACGGTGCAGATCACCAACTCGCTCTTCGACAACCCGCACGACGACCCGTTCAACATCCACGGCACCTATGTGCAGGTGACCGACGTCGACCGCGCCGCTCGGCAGGTCACCCTGCGATACATGCACAACGAGACCGCCGGGTTCCCGCAGTACTACGAGGGAGACGAGCTGCGATTCGTCGAGAAGTCGACCATGCTGCCGGTGGCGGGCGGCACTGCGACGGTGACCGCCGTCGACGGCCCGAGCGGGCGGGACCACGAGCGAGACCTGACCACGATGACGGTGACCCTCGACGGCGAGATCCCCGCGGAGGTGACGCCCGGTCAGTACGTGGCCGAGAATCTCACCTACACGCCGGACGTCTACCTCGCGGGGAATACGTTCCGCTCGGTGCCCACCCGCGGCATCCTCGTGACCACGCCCGGTGAGGTCGTGATCGAGCGCAACCACTTCGACCAGATGAACATGGCGTCGATCTTCATCTCGGCCGACGCCGCGAGCTGGTACGAGTCCAGCGCGGTCGAGGACGTGACCATCCGTAACAACATCTTCGACCGGCCCGCGAGCAACTGGGGCGCGATCTTCATCGAGCCGACGAACAGTGCCACCGAACCGGGCCGAACCGTTCACAGCGGTATCGACATCACCGCCAACCGGTTCGCGCTGCTGCCGAACGGGCGCCTCGTGGACGCGAAGTCGGTCACCGGTCTGACCTTCACCCGCAATCTCGTGCAGCACTGGGCACCGACGGAGCCGGTGACCGAGACGTCCTCGCAGGCGCTCTTCCGCTTCCGTGGCAGCGCGGATATCGACATCTCCGCAAACACCTACGCCGAAGGGTTCAATCTCCGCGCGGACACCTCCGGAATGGATGCCGCCGAGGTGGCCGGGGGAGAGGTGAGCGTCAACAGCGATCACCTCCTCGCTCCCGAGGGTGACCGCGCCGTCTTCGCGCCCGGGATGAGCCTCGTGCGTGAGGACGACGGCCGCTGGTCCGCCCTCGACGAGGCGTCGATCTCGCTCGCCGCGGGATCGGCCGGGCTGTGGGCCACGCAGAACGCGGCCACCAACATCGTGCTCGCCGACGGCGACGCCGGCGGCATCGAGGAGGCGATCGTCAAACTCGAGGGAACCACGGCGAGTGGCTACGAGGAGGCCGGGCTCATCCTCTACACGGACGACGACAACTACGTCGCCGTGCAGCGCAAGCACGACGGCGGGAGCCCGAAGCTGGCGGTCGTGACGGAGGAGGCCGGCAGTCCGAACGAGGACGGCCGGATCGCCGACCCGGGAACGACGGACCTGTGGCTCAAGCTCACGCGCGACGGCAACGACATCACCGGTTCCTACTCCACCGACGGCACGGCGTTCACGCCGATCCGAACGGTGACGAACGCGGCCGCCGCCACGGGCCGCGCGGGGGTGCTCGGGGTCGGATCCAGCTCGGCGGGAACGGCCTTCACGTTCACGGATCTGACGATCGACGGGGTGCAGCGGCCGTTCTTCGCCTCCGTGCCCGAGCGGCAGGAGCCGTCGACGGCCGCGCCGCTCGACCAGGCGCACTGGACCGGAGCGACCTTCGAGGAGGGCGCCTCCCCGCTCACGTGGTTCGGACGCACGGGCCCGGATGTGACCGAGGTGTCGGCGAGCTTCGCGCCGGCAGTGGGGGTCTCGCTCGACCAGGTGCTGCTCAACAGTGAGGTCGTCACGGCGGCGGCCGGTGACTACCGGTTCCCGCTCGCCGCGGGGCCGAACGTCGTGGAGGTGCACACCTCCGACGACGCCGGCCGGGCGCAGACCTACCGTTGGGTCGTCCTCTCCGACCTCCCCGCGAAGGCCCCGGGCAGCGGCGTCGAGTGCACGAACCCCGATCCGGACCCGGAGCCGACCACGGACCCGACGACCGACCCGGAGCCGACGACGGATCCCGAGCCGACGACGGACCCGGAGCCGACGACGGATCCCGAGCCGACGACGGACCCGACCACGGATCCCGAGCCGACGACCGACCCCGACCCGAGCGCCGATTCCGACCCGACGACCGATCCCGAGCCGACCACGGATCCGACGACGCGCCCCTCCGCCGGCGCGGGCTCCGAGGCGCCGGGCGAGCTTCCCCGGACCGGCACGAGCCCGCTTGTGCGCGACGTGGTCCTGGGTGGCGCGGCAGTGCTGCTCGCCGGGGGCGTCGTGCTCGGCCTGCGTCGCCGGCTCGCGGGCTGA
- the dapC gene encoding succinyldiaminopimelate transaminase, which translates to MGFAAFDEGYPWDELRPYAETARAHPGGIVDLSIGTPVDPTPLAIQAALREAADSPGYPTVAGSLELREAMAAWWARRRRTEVDETAVLPTIGSKEFVGLLPSMLGIGPGDAVVIPTVAYPTYAVGARLAGASVVPADDPQEWAGRADVRLVWINSPSNPTGAVIPAEHQARIVAAAREVGAVVAADECYAELPWNEPWTSHGVPCLLEDAVSGGDHTGLLAAYSLSKQSNLAGYRAAFVAGDPELIARLTLLRRHLGMMLPAPVQAAMLTALTETSHVLDQRRIYLHRRERLLGALERAGYGVDHSDAGLYLWARKGGRTTWDLVGDLAELGILVGPGTFYGPGGEGYVRIALSATDERITAAAARLGA; encoded by the coding sequence ATGGGGTTCGCGGCCTTCGACGAGGGCTATCCGTGGGACGAGTTGCGCCCGTACGCCGAGACGGCGCGGGCCCACCCGGGCGGGATCGTCGACCTGTCGATCGGCACGCCGGTCGATCCGACCCCGCTCGCGATCCAGGCCGCCCTGCGGGAGGCGGCCGATTCGCCCGGGTACCCGACCGTGGCCGGGTCGCTCGAGCTGCGGGAGGCGATGGCGGCCTGGTGGGCGCGGCGCCGGCGCACCGAGGTCGACGAGACCGCCGTGCTCCCCACGATCGGCTCGAAGGAGTTCGTGGGGCTGCTGCCCTCGATGCTCGGGATCGGCCCGGGCGACGCGGTGGTCATCCCGACCGTCGCCTACCCGACCTACGCCGTGGGGGCGCGGCTGGCGGGGGCGAGCGTGGTGCCCGCCGACGACCCCCAGGAGTGGGCGGGGCGCGCGGACGTGCGGCTCGTGTGGATCAACTCGCCCTCGAACCCGACCGGCGCCGTGATCCCCGCCGAGCACCAGGCCCGCATCGTCGCCGCGGCCCGGGAGGTCGGGGCGGTCGTGGCGGCCGACGAGTGCTACGCCGAGCTGCCCTGGAACGAGCCGTGGACCTCCCACGGGGTGCCGTGCCTGCTCGAGGACGCGGTGAGCGGCGGTGACCACACCGGTCTGCTCGCCGCGTACTCGCTGTCGAAGCAGTCGAACCTGGCCGGATACCGGGCCGCGTTCGTGGCCGGGGACCCGGAGCTCATCGCCCGGCTCACGCTGCTGCGGCGCCACCTCGGGATGATGCTGCCCGCGCCCGTGCAGGCCGCGATGCTCACGGCGCTGACCGAGACCTCCCACGTGCTCGACCAGCGGCGGATCTACCTGCACCGGCGTGAGCGGCTGCTCGGGGCGCTCGAGCGGGCCGGCTACGGCGTGGACCACTCGGATGCGGGCCTGTACCTGTGGGCGCGCAAGGGCGGCCGCACGACCTGGGACCTCGTGGGCGACCTCGCCGAGCTCGGCATCCTCGTGGGGCCGGGGACCTTCTACGGCCCTGGCGGTGAGGGGTATGTGCGCATCGCCCTGAGCGCGACTGACGAACGCATCACAGCCGCCGCCGCGCGCCTGGGCGCCTAG
- the fdxA gene encoding ferredoxin, whose product MTYIIAEPCVDVKDKACVDECPVDCIYEGERMLYIHPDECVDCGACEPVCPVEAIYYEDDVPEQWSGYYDVNVDFFDELGSPGGAAKLGLIPTDHPVVAALPAGVNDHLTS is encoded by the coding sequence GTGACCTACATAATCGCTGAGCCATGCGTGGATGTGAAGGACAAGGCGTGCGTCGACGAATGTCCGGTGGACTGCATCTACGAGGGCGAACGGATGCTGTACATCCACCCCGACGAGTGCGTGGACTGCGGTGCCTGTGAGCCCGTGTGCCCGGTCGAGGCGATCTACTACGAGGACGATGTGCCCGAGCAGTGGAGCGGCTACTACGACGTGAACGTCGACTTCTTCGACGAGCTGGGCTCGCCGGGGGGTGCCGCGAAGCTCGGCCTCATCCCGACCGATCACCCGGTCGTGGCGGCGCTGCCGGCGGGCGTGAACGACCACCTCACGTCCTGA
- a CDS encoding VanW family protein, which produces MTDGFERPGDDVPDDETQVLPAVSGPAPADTADTADTADTADVVDTADTDAPADSVTTAALPLLGPAAAGPQSEHVPAPEPEIAGEAETMPPTPPTAQTSQPAQTRPVRRRGRRIGLVSGIVVFVLAAAYLGAAWYFSDRVPSGTTVAGVDIAGQARTDAITALEDSLAEIVAAPIPVVLGTPEEDASSSLDAGEERASQIDPDAFTFDAAATVDSLIGFSLEPGRLLDHLFGGGAVDPVTRVDTEAVTAAVEALAPDLQIPPVEGSIELSDGAANVTAPENGVDVDVPASVDLLSDDWLTGRRPFTLPVVSVSPTIDSDEIDRAMAQLVDPILSGPITVHLADEATVELTPADLTAVAHIVADGDRLTLEVMETEASDLVGERASSIGKTAQDARIVIEGGKPTIVPSKTGAGVDPAELAGLISAAATATGDGREATLDLATTEPEFTTEDAEKLKVTERVSYFSTPMPYNPVRTQNLLTGTKKVTNTLVKPGETFSLIDALGPIDAAHGYTSSGVVVSGFATEAMGGGLSQLSTTTFNAAYEAGMEDVSHKPHSRYFSRYPEGREATMFAPSLDMKWRNNTPYGVLVQAWVADSKTQVAFWSTPYWDVSIQTGPRRNITPPTTVYNTASTCAPESGGQSGFTVHIERTVSHDGARNEEYSGGYSHTYQPWNKVVCGPKPDPDDKKSDD; this is translated from the coding sequence GTGACCGACGGCTTCGAACGTCCTGGCGATGATGTGCCGGACGATGAGACACAGGTCCTTCCCGCGGTGTCGGGTCCAGCCCCCGCCGACACGGCAGACACAGCCGACACGGCCGACACGGCCGATGTAGTCGACACGGCCGACACGGACGCTCCTGCCGATTCTGTCACCACGGCCGCCCTGCCACTCCTCGGCCCGGCGGCGGCCGGCCCGCAGTCCGAGCACGTGCCCGCTCCCGAACCCGAGATCGCAGGCGAGGCCGAGACGATGCCCCCGACGCCCCCCACGGCACAAACCTCACAGCCGGCACAGACGCGACCCGTCCGGCGGCGCGGACGCCGGATCGGCCTGGTGAGCGGCATCGTCGTGTTCGTGCTCGCGGCCGCCTACCTCGGGGCCGCCTGGTACTTCAGCGACCGGGTCCCCTCGGGCACCACGGTCGCCGGGGTGGACATCGCCGGCCAGGCCCGCACGGACGCGATCACCGCCCTCGAGGACTCGCTCGCCGAGATCGTCGCCGCCCCCATTCCGGTCGTCCTCGGGACACCGGAGGAGGACGCCTCGTCGAGCCTCGACGCGGGGGAGGAACGCGCCTCCCAGATCGACCCGGACGCCTTCACGTTCGATGCCGCCGCGACCGTCGACTCCCTCATCGGCTTCTCCCTGGAGCCCGGACGACTCCTCGACCACCTCTTCGGCGGCGGAGCGGTGGATCCGGTGACCCGGGTCGACACCGAGGCGGTCACGGCGGCCGTCGAGGCGCTGGCCCCCGACCTGCAGATCCCCCCGGTCGAGGGCTCGATCGAGCTCTCGGACGGCGCGGCGAACGTGACCGCTCCCGAGAACGGCGTCGACGTCGACGTCCCCGCCTCGGTCGACCTGCTCAGCGACGACTGGCTCACCGGCCGGCGGCCCTTCACGCTGCCCGTGGTGAGCGTCTCCCCGACCATCGACTCCGACGAGATCGACCGGGCGATGGCACAGCTCGTGGATCCGATCCTCTCCGGTCCGATCACCGTGCACCTCGCCGACGAGGCGACGGTCGAGCTCACCCCCGCGGACCTCACCGCCGTGGCACACATCGTCGCCGACGGCGACCGGCTCACGCTCGAGGTGATGGAGACCGAGGCGAGCGACCTGGTCGGCGAGCGGGCGTCGTCCATAGGCAAGACCGCCCAGGACGCCCGGATCGTGATCGAGGGCGGCAAGCCCACGATCGTCCCCAGCAAGACGGGGGCCGGCGTGGATCCGGCCGAGCTCGCCGGCCTCATCTCGGCGGCCGCGACGGCGACCGGCGACGGGCGCGAGGCCACGCTCGACCTGGCCACGACCGAACCGGAGTTCACGACCGAGGACGCCGAGAAGCTCAAGGTCACGGAGCGCGTGTCCTACTTCTCCACGCCGATGCCGTACAACCCCGTGCGCACCCAGAACCTGCTCACCGGCACGAAGAAGGTGACGAACACCCTCGTCAAGCCCGGTGAGACGTTCTCGCTCATCGACGCCCTCGGCCCGATCGACGCGGCCCACGGATACACCTCGTCGGGGGTCGTGGTGAGCGGTTTCGCGACCGAGGCGATGGGCGGCGGGCTCTCGCAGCTGTCGACCACGACCTTCAACGCCGCCTACGAGGCCGGCATGGAGGACGTGAGCCACAAACCGCACTCGCGCTATTTCAGCCGCTACCCCGAGGGGCGCGAGGCCACGATGTTCGCCCCGTCCCTCGACATGAAGTGGCGCAACAACACCCCCTACGGCGTGCTCGTGCAGGCCTGGGTCGCCGATTCCAAGACACAGGTCGCGTTCTGGTCCACCCCGTACTGGGACGTGTCGATTCAGACCGGGCCGCGCCGGAACATCACCCCACCCACGACCGTCTACAACACGGCCTCGACCTGCGCCCCCGAATCGGGCGGCCAGTCCGGATTCACCGTTCACATCGAGCGCACCGTCTCCCACGACGGCGCGCGCAACGAGGAGTATTCGGGCGGCTACTCCCACACCTACCAGCCGTGGAACAAGGTCGTGTGCGGGCCGAAGCCGGACCCGGACGACAAGAAGTCGGACGACTGA
- a CDS encoding citrate synthase, whose translation MSETPLTPATFRVDDKELEFRRVAAVEGNDGVVISNLLKETGLVTLDLGFGNTANTESKITYIDGGAGILRYRGYPIDQLAESSTFLETAYLLINGELPTGSELEAFTERINRHTLLHENFQKFFTAFPLDAHPMSILQAGIAGLSTYYEHTLDPYDPEQLELATVLLLAKVPTMIANIAKRATGLPQLYPDVNKGYIEDFLRMTFGLPFQNADPDPVLVRALDMLLILHADHEQNCSASTVRMVGSADANIFSSVSAGIGALSGPLHGGANEAVLAMLNRIHDSDDDVDTFMTKVKNKESGVRLMGFGHRVYKNYDPRAAIVKKSADEVLAKLGVSDPLLDIARELEEIALSDDYFIERKLYPNVDFYTGLIYKAMGFPTSLFTPLFALGRMPGWIAQYREMITDPTKRIGRPRQVYTGAAEREYVAIDAR comes from the coding sequence ATGTCCGAGACACCGCTCACGCCCGCGACGTTCCGAGTGGACGACAAGGAACTCGAGTTTCGGCGGGTGGCCGCGGTAGAGGGCAACGACGGTGTTGTCATCTCCAATCTGCTCAAGGAGACCGGGCTGGTCACCCTCGACCTGGGCTTCGGCAACACCGCGAACACCGAATCGAAGATCACCTACATCGACGGCGGCGCCGGCATCCTGCGCTACCGCGGCTACCCGATCGACCAGCTCGCCGAGTCCTCGACCTTCCTCGAGACCGCCTACCTGCTCATCAACGGCGAACTCCCCACCGGGAGCGAGCTCGAGGCGTTCACCGAGCGCATCAACCGCCACACCCTCCTGCACGAGAACTTCCAGAAGTTCTTCACCGCCTTCCCGCTCGACGCGCACCCCATGTCGATCCTGCAGGCGGGCATCGCGGGCCTGAGCACGTACTACGAGCACACCCTCGACCCCTACGACCCGGAGCAGCTCGAGCTCGCCACGGTGCTGCTGCTGGCGAAGGTGCCGACGATGATCGCGAACATCGCCAAGCGCGCCACCGGCCTGCCGCAGCTCTACCCGGACGTGAACAAGGGCTACATCGAGGACTTCCTGCGGATGACCTTCGGCCTGCCCTTCCAGAACGCCGACCCGGACCCGGTGCTCGTGCGGGCGCTCGACATGCTGCTCATCCTCCACGCCGACCACGAGCAGAACTGCTCCGCCTCGACCGTGCGCATGGTCGGCTCGGCGGACGCGAACATCTTCTCCTCCGTCTCGGCGGGGATCGGGGCGCTCTCCGGCCCGCTGCACGGCGGCGCGAACGAGGCCGTGCTCGCGATGCTCAACCGCATCCACGACTCGGACGACGACGTCGACACCTTCATGACGAAGGTGAAGAACAAGGAGAGCGGCGTGCGCCTCATGGGCTTCGGCCACCGGGTGTACAAGAACTACGACCCGCGCGCGGCCATCGTCAAGAAGTCCGCCGACGAGGTGCTCGCCAAGCTCGGGGTCTCCGACCCGCTCCTCGACATCGCCCGCGAGCTCGAGGAGATCGCGCTGAGCGACGACTACTTCATCGAGCGCAAGCTCTACCCGAACGTCGACTTCTACACCGGCCTCATCTACAAGGCCATGGGCTTCCCGACCTCGCTCTTCACTCCGCTCTTCGCCCTCGGGCGCATGCCGGGTTGGATCGCCCAGTACCGCGAGATGATCACGGACCCGACCAAGCGGATCGGCCGGCCGCGGCAGGTCTACACCGGGGCCGCCGAGCGCGAGTACGTGGCGATCGACGCCCGCTGA